One segment of Gemmatimonadota bacterium DNA contains the following:
- the kdpC gene encoding potassium-transporting ATPase subunit KdpC encodes MRTLLRPAVVSLLLLTLLTGVLYPVAVTGIGAALFPHQAAGSQLRAGDRVVGSALIGQPFSGPQYFWSRPSATGPVPYNGALSSGSNLGPSNPALHQAVADRIAALRAADPDNLAPVPVDLVTASASGLDPHITPAAAEFQAARVARSRGLPVDSVRALVARYTEGRQFGILGEPRVHVLRLNLALDGVTAAP; translated from the coding sequence ATGCGCACCCTGCTCCGTCCCGCGGTCGTCTCCCTGCTGCTGCTCACCCTGCTCACCGGCGTGCTCTACCCCGTGGCGGTGACCGGGATCGGCGCGGCGCTCTTCCCCCACCAGGCCGCGGGCAGCCAGCTCCGGGCCGGGGACCGGGTGGTCGGCTCGGCGCTCATCGGCCAGCCCTTCAGCGGGCCGCAGTACTTCTGGTCCCGGCCCAGCGCCACCGGCCCGGTGCCGTACAACGGCGCGCTCTCGAGCGGCTCCAACCTCGGCCCCTCCAACCCGGCGCTGCACCAGGCGGTGGCCGACCGCATCGCGGCGCTGCGCGCCGCCGATCCCGACAACCTCGCGCCGGTGCCGGTGGACCTGGTCACCGCCTCGGCGAGCGGGCTCGATCCCCACATCACGCCGGCCGCCGCGGAGTTCCAGGCGGCACGGGTGGCGCGGTCGCGCGGCTTGCCGGTGGACAGCGTCCGGGCCCTGGTGGCCCGGTACACCGAGGGGCGCCAGTTCGGCATCCTCGGCGAGCCCCGGGTGCATGTCCTGCGCCTCAACCTTGCGCTCGATGGCGTGACCGCTGCACCATAG